Below is a genomic region from Chitinispirillales bacterium.
CAAAAGGCTCATTTCGCCTAAAGTAAAGAAAAATGTTTATAGGAATGTTTTTGCGTACAGTTTTTCCGAACGGTTTTATATTACTGTTGAAATTAAAAATCTCAAACGGCGATAAGAAGTAAAAATGAAGAATAGCAAAAACACAAACAAAAAGTTTACTGAAAAAAAGTTCACTGAAAATTCTTATCCGCTTATAAGTCTAATGGCTGCATTGTTCATTTACGGTTGCGCCACGCAGGAAACACCGGCGCCGTCTTCGGCGACAATCGACTATTACTTTTCATACGATACTTCGTTTGCAGAAAATGCTGAGGTAAAGTTTTCTACCGGTAACGCCGATTGGACTATAGAAAAGGCGGGAATGATAGCGGGTGAAATCGGTATTCATTGGGAAGAAGCGAACACTCCCAGAAGTGCAGACCCGATTTGCGCTTCGCTGCGTCATGACGTTCCGGGAGGAAAAATTTCACCAAAAATTTACGGATATTTCGCCGTAGATTTGTTGAAGCCGCAGCATATTCAAATGTTGAAAGTAGAACCCGGAATATATTCGCATATCCACATGGTTATAACAAACGAAAACAATGCCAACGCTTTGGGTTCTTCGGTTACAAGAATAGACAGTTTCCCCGAACTCAAACAAAATCGGTCATATTACGTTTCTGGGAAAGTTTCAAAGGATGAAAAAGAATATCCGTTTGAACTTTATACGACACAAACGTTTGACGAAAACACTATGGGCGATATGATGTTTCGCATTCAGATATTTGAAAACGAACTCTATTCGTTTTTCGTTTCACCAAAATTACAATCGTGGTTTTCTCCGATAGTGTTTGAGACGCTTAAACCTAACGAAAACGGCATTGTCTTGATTAACGATGAAAACAATTATTCTGCGGCATACGCTTTTCGGCAGAAATTTACCGATTCAAACCCTATGGCTCTGGCGATAAAGAAACAATTATGAATATTATAAAAGCAAATTACCGACACAAGATTTGCACCGTTTTTGCGGTTGTAATAACAAGTAACACATGTTTACAGGCGCAGCAAACCATAGATATGGGGACGATGTTTGTGCAGGACAGCGTAACATTATTGACTAAGTCGGAAGATAAATTTGGAGTTGTCGATACGGTTTCGCGAGACGAAATAGAAAAGACGACCGCAACAAATCTGCTGGACTTGCTTGACGGAAAATTAGGCGTTAGAAAGAAAGTTGACTGTTCGGTTTGTAACACCGCTCACATTCGCCTTTTGGGGCTTAACGTGGCTTATTCACAAATCCTTGTTGACGGTATTCCGGCTTATTCGGGGCTTGGAAACGTGTATGGAATAGAACAGATTCCTCTTGTAAATATAGATAACGTACTTATCATAAAAGGCGCTTCAAGTGTAAGACACGGAAACAATGCTATTGCAGGCGTAGTGGATATTATTCACAAACCGATTCCGTTCAACACTAAAACCTATTTCAAAGTAATGTTGGGGCATCACAACGAGCAAAATTACGACGCTTATTTTTCTACTTATTCCGAGAAAACGCAAACCGGCATACAGGTGTCTATGGGATATGCCAATTCACCGCGTATAGATATGGATAAATCGACTCCTATGATGGACATTGCGGAGTTTGACCGTGTAAATTTTTCAATGCGACTTTCGCAGGAAGTTAAAAATACCGAACTTTTTGCAAACGCGCAGGTCGCTTACGAAGACAGATTCGGAGGAACACAGTCGTCTTCGCGCAAATGGATTGGGTCTTTCCAGTCCGAAAGCGTTTATGTAAACGAATGGGGCGATAGCGTATTCCAACCGCTTGTTTATCAGGAATATGCAAAAACAAAACGCGTAAATTATGAAATCGGAGCGAAAACGCAAGTCTCGCCGATTATCGTAAATGAAAGCCGTGTAAATTTTATTCAGCATTTCCAAGACAGTTATTACGGCTATCTGTCGCTTGAAGCGTTGCAGAATATGCTTTTTGCCGTGTCGGATTTTCATTTTGATTTTCTGCGAAACAAACTGCTTGCCGGAGCAAGTTTCACATATGACAAATTTTACGACGACCGCTCAATCGGTTCGCATTTATATACGATTCCGGCTGTGTATTTACAGGATATTTTTGTGATCAACGACGAATATCTTGATATGTCTATAGGATTGCGCGGCGACTTTCACAACGTTCACGGACTTATTTTGTCACCACGATTTGCGCTTAATTATTATGCCAATCACCATTTGAATTTTAAGGCTACGGCGGGCAGAGGATTCAGGACGTTTAATTTGTTTTCCGAAAACCATTCGGCTACGACAAGCGACGTGTATTATTTGGAACCTACCGACAATCTTCGTCAGGAAAGTTCATGGACGTTCGCCTTAAACACGCAGTATTCGCAATTCTGGAGAGTAAACTGGGGAATTACCGCGGAGTTTACCGCTTACCAGACTATGATTTCGGACTATATTCAG
It encodes:
- a CDS encoding TonB-dependent receptor plug domain-containing protein yields the protein MNIIKANYRHKICTVFAVVITSNTCLQAQQTIDMGTMFVQDSVTLLTKSEDKFGVVDTVSRDEIEKTTATNLLDLLDGKLGVRKKVDCSVCNTAHIRLLGLNVAYSQILVDGIPAYSGLGNVYGIEQIPLVNIDNVLIIKGASSVRHGNNAIAGVVDIIHKPIPFNTKTYFKVMLGHHNEQNYDAYFSTYSEKTQTGIQVSMGYANSPRIDMDKSTPMMDIAEFDRVNFSMRLSQEVKNTELFANAQVAYEDRFGGTQSSSRKWIGSFQSESVYVNEWGDSVFQPLVYQEYAKTKRVNYEIGAKTQVSPIIVNESRVNFIQHFQDSYYGYLSLEALQNMLFAVSDFHFDFLRNKLLAGASFTYDKFYDDRSIGSHLYTIPAVYLQDIFVINDEYLDMSIGLRGDFHNVHGLILSPRFALNYYANHHLNFKATAGRGFRTFNLFSENHSATTSDVYYLEPTDNLRQESSWTFALNTQYSQFWRVNWGITAEFTAYQTMISDYIQAHYLRQYTLDGRQIVRYENLDGTAITRGLEGAVRFSLPKGFAVEGGGNLFNFESKKGTEKNFAYYSPNYTALAKIEWNERKSGVGLSFDWNYTGKQLLREVRFGQKLVKTQRYGSPYSTFNAQIDKKISRWTITAACQNIGDFYQSKIEPIFYVDGWYYLTTSVWAPIKGRTFYGGIRFN